In Oryzias melastigma strain HK-1 linkage group LG18, ASM292280v2, whole genome shotgun sequence, one DNA window encodes the following:
- the LOC112155952 gene encoding serine/arginine repetitive matrix protein 2 isoform X2, producing the protein MSHPLYNPYTSGKQNSSQGQYGVPSGQGNLRMPSPHMRPGSNYSSSGASVNLGSSVGAIPSLLSLPSYRPEKRATLDEDIERSVNMHISKAREGVKQQHPGQRPCFPGPSRNELPSSVSGGTSYQSPPSFQGQRLSNIGNPNSTMDWLPTYNKVNKDSSQMFSSASSGFVVSGDGRYNSASEERRDMQSIPGLGDFDQAMKTKPTPPSEPSHPKYTSESAISILMNFGLEKEDLEHLISYPESQITPENLPFILREIRIKKTKSASAVVQPEPYQKLHPTASRGTVDTGDSRESEINLDSVSASILKPSKVIDYGHTGKYNAGVEVGKIGESSSTSNVKPGILRMDTVSGGSHSQDLQQRTLTEVKVSTSSGASCREQVSSSSIGSLRSSLAPSSTTSTPITPTQASQYLFNMFNFPKKDTDMRQLNPDTSKSLPPKLPKPSRPSTATPNPPKILTRGVHPQRPGLVVFDSKHKIPKAVESEKQPTPICPPPNTPPNALQPKQQQINQMQQPEPIPPQRRTFSALKTLPPQPVKSGGVPATAAAAPPVTHQQIPTLVKGVPQKTTASLPPTQTEVSKSLPTEAMIRDYAAATPKVFPHTCTLCKKESAHLKDWISHHNTILHLENCKLFQKRFPKWKDPVFLPPSAASKDPKPSPSTPAQTSKSQSKENKWSSSSPSRSPHRQRGPDDRRDRSRSRSPRRRYSSDNRDKHSSRSNSRSPHRSSDSRREKRTRSRSAGPNRRSDSRREKRTRSRSASPHRRSESRRERRSRSRSASPHRRTDSRREKRSRSRSASPHRRSESRREKRSRSRSTSPHRRSESRREKRSRSRSTSPHRHSESRKEKHSRSRSPRSKQNRRSRTRSRSNSPRHSRNTSSRYRSRSRSRERRSSPRRRDEKRSPRRSRERRPSTERSSSTERLAKKLLEKTGVQSLSKHSDLEAMVKTLAPALLAELAKMKSLASSSSAPSSSAPSSTAPSSSSSSSAKKEKSESSSSGKPEDNSSPPTKVILFGIEKFMSHSDVISAVNKIGKTKSVVIIRSKSKAVVRFEKEEVAQMVNTYKTLDIKGTKVFIYTKRKRLTKQAKAPNPPNKSATSDGTATTTKSAGKGKESAAASESKKPTTAKPAAKATAMVSKATAASTSKAVKTVKTENPDKKEPVKTAKANKDAPQPPGPQKTKVQAKTPAGNAKKPVVQNKTGKPLAKTPAKATASKTADAKVSAKTPQKPKTASESTAGAKKTNEEKQKAESTQPETAGSPSGGAKTVKTETVENPTAKPATGSDKKEAAKLHKVAANPVELREVKQEEAMEVEVSPGVKEVQDFPSQCTDKSTPEEPPKADASLPQEPEKACTEASQSPDPPKESLPQGPETEAAESSAEVKVEPQQVVSEDGPLEEKTQNNESKADGDASAVSAETAKATPETAGGCQETKADPAADGTHGKNTSKLTTSKNVKTDKKEDSPTASTSSQMFEDKIPRIDENLYRAFTAALREHKLKKNKPSENTEEIKQEKVDDKEDALSSSTFDEQNFNLEDFVTLDEISEDVDDTDKTGKQSKDEPSAAKKSSPSKNSPSKSTKNQKDSSEPSKPSTPSKASKTSSSSSSQSDSQPSKTASTKPTPSPSGRTTRSSTAARKAEETSQKQKAETRAAKIAVAKSDHSVAAESSAVKTVESEAKIEPPSEVDSKPQMQSPKTKEDDGEKRENLDVQKDASHPSSNEAPTPEDLQAPEMITEENKTEIQTQDSFTENQTSAGDDGDNRPEQTLLPEGDATQSDKPTAGNEMDPDNKKETNQTPSSVESEGNIKATDTRTEEVSETSEQTSADNEQPVNPDLDKELETLSQQQAKAEDEATEEEDEEYHVIDAIDDQPTTTESETDINEEQRKEVGAGGDGATRMSGQKSKASSDEKEESPKKRDRKAIKTATQMKKPVRQDEKTEEDTEDDPEDMIFEVLDSVEDESVLGMQEQKTSSVKGEEEDPEKERSISTRSTRGRRATNQDEVKKDDLSSRRSTPTRQSLRQKEKLPKTEDEAPPKESTSTEKSADVIKDTSEEDPASEDQPPVQAKPRRGRPKKNTKKGKKQVAAPKKAESPVKEVEEDEDEFQIIDSVEGEAADAPASMDQTESTGASSSKDEETKSETTTGLLLNEEEEPLYQILDSVEDDAPQEEPTPMELSNVKVEEDAKEKSPIETEDDTASEDQKKVQLPSADGGDGSSTEDTTLKTEEEPLRSSQSADAASTENDTTTSKNALKNLDEVSEEEEDYPDDTAEEEELNKRLAAAKEREREREEKRAQYRERERKSRSRSRGRSHRSPEKEKVDLETQEMVTLDEVGADDAGEPDFEGLDSAVMEGELQDLVTLDEIIEEEEEEGKESRTDEPLIQEGQSEDPLKPETTAEESTTTDDQKPVEEAAEESPTAAKRKHDEDAEGSSNLSVVDDLVKAEDVEKMVTTPKPRGRPKKKGRQTAVRKSTRGKESSTEDEKKDEELESLDSSSTVDKETSESLGDDKTEIQKPEEVMSLPDVETTSTVEQLQPEITDKGMQEGLVMENKKDEHVIEPKGNKRQQELIGPESKRARSESPTVSNKFLLPPYNPKSPIGQEHVVPKSGFFCNICSIFYLTEKAAKEVHCSSQRHYENLQNHYKKLQWKSSRTQSSHGSLSD; encoded by the exons ATGTCCCACCCCTTGTATAACCCCTACACCTCTGGGAAACAGAACTCCTCCCAGGGCCAGTATGGAGTACCCAGTGGACAGGGAAACCTTCGGATGCCGTCGCCTCACATGAGACCTGGATCCAACTATAGCTCTTCAGGAGCTTCTGTCAATCTTGGAAGTTCTGTTGGGGCGATACCATCGCTCCTCAGCCTGCCAAGCTACAGACCCGAGAAGAGGGCCACACTGGATGAAGACATAGAAAGATCTGTCAACATGCACATTAGCAAAGCCAGAGAGGGAGTGAAACAGCAGCATCCAGGCCAGAGGCCATGCTTTCCAGGCCCTTCAAGAAATGAGTTGCCTTCCTCAGTATCGGGAGGAACTTCCTATCAGTCGCCTCCATCTTTTCAAGGACAAAGACTCTCCAACATTGGGAATCCCAACAGCACCATGGACTGGTTACCAACGTACAATAAGGTCAACAAAGACAGttctcaaatgttttcttctgcttcctctGGCTTTGTGGTTAGTGGTGATGGGAGGTATAACTCCGCAAGTGAAGAAAGGCGAGACATGCAGTCCATTCCAGGTTTAGGAGATTTTGACCAGGCCATGAAAACCAAGCCCACACCACCCTCTGAGCCAAGTCACCCCAAGTacacttcagaatctgctatCAGCATCCTTATGAACTTCGGGCTAGAAAAGGAAGACTTGGAGCATCTCATCTCCTACCCGGAAAGTCAGATCACCCCAGAAAACCTGCCGTTCATCCTGAGAGAAATTCGGATCAAGAAGACCAAGAGCGCTTCAGCAGTGGTTCAGCCAGAACCCTACCAGAAACTGCACCCCACCGCAAGCAGGGGCACAGTGGACACAGGAGACTCCAGAGAGTCAGAGATAAACCTGGATTCTGTGTCAGCGTCAATTCTCAAACCAAGCAAAGTGATTGACTATGGACATACCGGCAAATACAATGCAGGGGTTGAAGTGGGAAAGATTGGTGAAAGTAGCTCCACCTCTAACGTCAAACCCGGAATATTACGCATGGACACAGTTAGTGGTGGAAGCCACAGTCAAGACCTACAGCAAAGAACTCTGACCGAGGTGAAAGTGAGCACCAGTTCTGGGGCTTCTTGTCGTGAACAGGTCAGTTCCTCCTCCATTGGTTCACTGAGGAGTTCTCTGGCCCCTTCGAGTACCACTTCAACTCCGATAACCCCGACCCAAGCAAGCCAATACttgtttaacatgtttaatttCCCAAAAAAAGACACAGACATGAGGCAGCTTAATCCTGACACCTCAAAGTCTCTTCCTCCGAAACTGCCCAAGCCGTCGCGACCGTCGACTGCAACCCCCAACCCACCCAAGATTCTGACCAGAGGGGTACATCCACAGCGCCCCGGCCTCGTGGTGTTCGACAGCAAGCACAAAATCCCCAAAGCTGTGGAGAGTGAAAAACAGCCAACACCAATCTGCCCGCCACCCAATACTCCGCCAAACGCCCTGCAGCCcaaacagcagcagataaaCCAAATGCAGCAACCGGAACCGATCCCGCCGCAGCGCCGGACTTTCTCCGCGCTGAAGACATTACCGCCACAGCCGGTCAAATCTGGAGGTGTCCCTGCtaccgctgctgctgctcctccggTGACACATCAGCAGATCCCAACCCTCGTCAAAGGGGTGCCTCAGAAGACCACCGCCAGCCTGCCGCCGACCCAGACGGAGGTGTCCAAGAGTTTACCCACAGAAGCCATGATCCGGGACTACGCCGCCGCCACACCCAAAGTATTTCCTCATACCTGTACTCTTTGTAAGAAAGAAAGTGCACACTTGAAG gacTGGATCTCCCACCACAATACCATCCTTCACCTTGAGAActgcaaactttttcaaaaacg gTTTCCCAAGTGGAAGGATCCGGTGTTTCTGCCTCCCAG TGCTGCGAGTAAAGATCCCAAGCCGTCTCCTTCAACCCCCGCCCAGACCTCCAAGAGCCAGTCTAAGGAAAACAAGTGGAGCAGCAGCTCGCCATCGCGCAGCCCACACCGTCAACGTGGACCGGATGACCGGAGAGACCGGTCTCGCTCCCGCAGTCCGCGGCGCCGCTACAGCTCCGACAACCGTGACAAACACAGCAGCCGTTCCAACTCCAGGAGTCCACATCGCAGTTCTGATAGCCGGAGGGAGAAGCGCACTAGATCCCGCTCGGCGGGTCCAAATCGCCGTTCTGATAGCCGGAGGGAGAAGCGCACTAGATCCCGCTCGGCGAGTCCACATCGCCGCTCCGAGAGCCGGAGGGAGAGGCGCAGCAGATCCCGCTCGGCGAGTCCACATCGCCGCACTGATAGCCGGAGAGAGAAGCGCAGTAGATCCCGCTCGGCAAGTCCTCATCGGCGTTCTGAGAGCCGGAGGGAGAAGCGCAGTAGATCCCGCTCAACGAGTCCTCATCGGCGCTCTGAGAGCCGGAGGGAGAAGCGCAGCAGATCCCGCTCGACGAGTCCTCATCGCCACTCTGAGAGCCGGAAGGAGAAGCACAGCAGATCCCGCTCGCCACGTTCCAAACAAAACCGCCG GTCTCGGACTCGCTCTCGCTCAAACTCCCCGAGGCACAGCCGCAACACCTCTTCCCGTTACCGGTCTCGCTCGAGAAGTCGCGAGAGACGCTCTTCACCGAGGAGGAGAGATGAGAAAAGGTCACCAAGGCGGAGCCGCGAGAGGCGGCCGTCCACAGAGAGGTCGAGCAGCACCGAGAGGCTGGCCAAGAAACTTCTGGAGAAAACAG gtGTCCAGTCTCTGTCTAAACACTCTGACCTGGAAGCCATGGTCAAAACCCTGGCTCCGGCCCTGTTAGCTGAATTGGCTAAAATGAAGTCGTTAGCTTCATCCTCTTCGGCTCCGTCCTCTTCGGCTCCGTCATCTACGGCtccgtcttcttcttcttcttcttcagcaaaaaaggagaaaagtgagAGCAGCTCTTCTGGGAAGCCTGA GGATAACTCCTCTCCTCCCACCAAGGTGATCCTGTTCGGGATCGAAAAGTTCATGTCACACAGCGACGTGATCTCTGCCGTAAACAAAATTGGAAAAACCAAATCGGTGGTCATTATCAGATCTAAATCAAAG GCAGTGGTGCGTTTTGAGAAAGAAGAGGTTGCACAGATGGTGAACACGTACAAAACTCTTGACATTAAAGGAACCAAAGTCTTTATTTACACTAAAAGG AAAAGGCTTACCAAGCAGGCGAAAGCACCGAATCCTCCTAA CAAATCTGCAACCAGTGATGGTACAGCCACAACCACCAAATCAGCTGGAAAAGGAAAAGAGTCGGCTGCTGCATCTGAAAGCAAAAAACCCACAACCGCAAAGCCTGCAGCCAAAGCTACAGCAATGGTTTCTAAAGCTACTGCTGCCTCCACCAGTAAGGCTGTGAAAACTGTTAAGACAGAAAATCCAGATAAAAAGGAACCTGTGAAGACGGCCAAAGCCAACAAAGATGCTCCACAGCCGCCAGGACCACAAAAGACCAAGGTCCAAGCTAAGACACCAGCTGGTAACGCAAAAAAACCAGTTGTGCAGAACAAGACTGGAAAACCATTAGCCAAGACCCCGGCCAAGGCAACTGCAAGTAAAACTGCTGATGCAAAGGTCTCTGCCAAAACTCCACAGAAGCCTAAAACTGCATCTGAGAGCACTGCTGGAGCAAAGAAGACAaatgaagaaaagcagaaagCTGAGAGTACACAACCTGAAACTGCAGGAAGTCCTTCAGGTGGTGCTAAGACCGTCAAGACCGAGACTGTGGAGAATCCAACAGCAAAACCAGCTACAGGTTCTGACAAGAAAGAAGCTGCAAAGCTTCACAAAGTCGCTGCTAATCCTGTGGAGCTTCGTGAAGTGAAACAAGAAGAAGCCATGGAGGTCGAAGTGTCTCCTGGTGTCAAAGAGGTTCAAGACTTTCCATCCCAATGCACAGATAAATCCACACCAGAAGAACCTCCGAAAGCAGACGCCTCCTTGCCCCAAGAACCAGAGAAAGCTTGCACAGAGGCCAGTCAAAGTCCAGATCCACCTAAAGAATCACTTCCACAAGGACCGGAAACCGAAGCTGCAGAGAGTTCTGCAGAAGTTAAAGTGGAACCACAGCAGGTTGTCAGTGAAG ATGGTCCGCTTGAAGAAAAGACTCAGAATAATGAATCAAAAGCTGACGGCGACGCTTCAGCTGTGTCGGCTGAAACTGCTAAAGCGACACCTGAAACCGCAGGAGGATGTCAAGAGACCAAAGCAGATCCTGCAGCTGATGGCACTCATGGGAAAAACACATCAAAG TTGACAACCAGCAAAAATGTGAAGACAGATAAAAAAGAGGATTCACCCACAGCGTCCACAAGTTCACAGATGTTTGAAGACAAGATCCCTCGGATCGATGAGAACTTGTACCGCGCCTTCACCGCAGCACTGCGTGAACACAAACTCAAAAAG aataaaccCTCTGAAAATACGGaagaaataaagcaagaaaag GTTGACGATAAAGAGGACGCACTTTCGTCTTCTACTTTTGATGAGCAGAACTTCAACCTCGAGGATTTTGTCACCCTGGATGAGATTTCAGAAGATGTGGACGACACCGATAAAACAGGAAAGCAGAGCAAAGATGAGCCGTCTGCAGCTAAAAAGAGTTCCCCCTCCAAGAATTCCCCCTCCAAGTCAACTAAAAATCAGAAAGACTCCTCTGAGCCCTCCAAACCTTCCACCCCTTCTAAAGCCAGTAAAacatcatcctcctcttcctcacagtCTGATTCTCAGCCAAGTAAGACGGCCTCGACCAAACCAACACCCTCTCCTTCGGGTCGGACTACACGGTCATCAACAGCCGCCAGAAAGGCAGAAGAAACGTCCCAAAAGCAAAAAGCTGAAACTAGAGCTGCAAAGATCGCAGTGGCGAAGTCTGACCACAGCGTGGCAGCAGAGAGCTCTGCAGTAAAAACTGTCGAGTCAGAGGCAAAAATAGAACCTCCATCAGAGGTGGATTCCAAACCCCAGATGCAGAGTCCGAAAACAAAAGAGGATGATGGTGAAAAGAGGGAGAATCTTGATGTCCAGAAAGATGCCAGCCATCCGAGCAGCAACGAAGCTCCGACACCTGAAGACCTTCAAGCCCCAGAAATGATTACAGAGGAAAACAAGACTGAAATCCAAACACAAGACAGTTTTACTGAAAACCAAACATCTGCAGGCGATGATGGGGACAATCGTCCAGAACAAACGCTGCTTCCCGAAGGAGACGCAACTCAATCTGATAAACCAACAGCTGGAAATGAAATGGATCCAGACAACAAGAAGGAAACCAACCAAACTCCAAGTAGCGTAGAGAGTGAAGGGAACATCAAAGCGACGGACACCAGAACAGAAGAGGTCTCAGAAACTTCAGAGCAAACTTCTGCTGATAACGAGCAGCCTGTTAATCCAGATCTCGACAAAGAACTCGAAACTCTCAGTCAACAACAAGCGAAAGCAGAGGATGAAGCCacagaagaggaggatgaggagtaCCATGTGATCGACGCCATCGATGATCAGCCAACAACTACAGAGTCAGAGACGGACATTAATGAAGAACAAAGGAAGGAGGTCGGTGCCGGTGGAGATGGAGCAACAAGAATGAGCGGCCAAAAGAGCAAAGCATCATCCGATGAGAAGGAAGAGTCGCCAAAGAAACGGGACAGAAAAGCTATAAAAACTGCAACACAAATGAAGAAACCTGTAAGGCAAGACGAGAAGACGGAGGAGGACACCGAGGATGACCCGGAGGACATGATCTTTGAGGTGTTGGACTCTGTGGAAGATGAATCTGTTCTAGGAATGCAGGAGCAGAAAACGTCAAGCGTgaaaggagaggaagaggatcCTGAGAAGGAACGCAGCATCTCTACAAGATCTACCAGAGGACGAAGAGCGACGAACCAGGACGAGGTAAAGAAAGACGACCTCTCCTCCAGGAGGAGTACGCCCACCAGACAGTCActgagacaaaaagaaaaacttcccaAGACCGAAGACGAAGCTCCTCCAAAAGAAAGCACGTCCACAGAAAAGAGCGCCGATGTGATAAAAGACACGAGCGAGGAGGATCCAGCTTCCGAAGATCAACCACCGGTACAAGCAAAACCAAGACGAGGAAGACCCaagaaaaacaccaagaaaGGTAAGAAACAAGTGGCCGCTCCAAAGAAAGCCGAGTCCCCCGTTAAAGAGGTAGAAGAGGACGAAGATGAATTTCAGATCATCGACTCCGTTGAGGGGGAAGCGGCCGACGCTCCGGCCTCGATGGACCAAACTGAAAGTACAGGAGCATCAAGTTCTAAAGATGAGGAGACAAAATCTGAGACAACTACGGGTTTGCTTTtgaatgaggaagaggagcctTTATATCAGATTCTAGATTCCGTGGAAGATGATGCACCTCAAGAGGAGCCGACCCCCATGGAATTGTCCAATGTGAAAGTCGAGGAAGACGCAAAAGAGAAGAGCCCGATCGAAACCGAAGACGACACGGCCTCTGAGGACCAGAAGAAGGTCCAGCTCCCGTCAGCTGACGGTGGTGACGGTTCTTCTACAGAAGATACGACGCTGAAGACCGAGGAAGAACCTCTAAGATCATCACAGAGCGCTGACGCAGCATCAACCGAAAACGACACGACCACGTCAAAAAACGCCCTCAAAAACCTCGACGAAGTGAGCGAGGAGGAAGAAGATTACCCTGACGACACGgccgaggaagaggagctgaacAAAAGACTGGCTGCAGCGAAGGAGCGAGAGAGGGAACGGGAGGAGAAGAGGGCGCAATACCGAGAACGGGAACGAAAGAGTCGGAGCCGCAGCAGAGGGAGGAGCCACAGGAGTCCGGAGAAAGAGAAGGTGGATCTAGAAACTCAGGAGATGGTGACTCTGGATGAGGTGGGGGCCGATGACGCCGGCGAGCCAGATTTTGAAGGGTTGGACAGTGCGGTTATGGAGGGAGAGCTGCAGGACCTCGTCACTCTGGATGAGATCattgaggaagaggaggaagagggaaaAGAGAGCCGAACAGATGAGCCACTAATCCAGGAGGGCCAATCAGAAGACCCTCTAAAGCCAGAG ACTACAGCAGAAGAATCTACCACCACTGATGACCAGAAACCAGTGgaagaagcagcagaggaatCACCAACAGCTGCTAAAAGAAAACACGATGAAGATGCAG